The Acidimicrobiia bacterium genome has a segment encoding these proteins:
- a CDS encoding ribose-phosphate pyrophosphokinase — translation MEVVSRKRLMLFTGSANPALAEEVAELLGVRLGGLERLVFANGEIYVRPTDSVRGTDCFILQSHSDPINFHIMEQLIAIDALKRASARRVTAVVPYFGYSRQDKKVRPRESIAARLMGDMFMTAGANRIASVDLHTGQIQGFIHKPFDHLTALPVFTDYLRDRLKGPTTVVSPDAGGVKRAEKYARQLDAYVAFIHKRREADLHNESEALAVIGKVEGRHAIIVDDIIDTAGTAVNAVKLLKSKGALSVSIAATHGILSGPAVDRIMHSDIEELVISNTIPAPPGIESLDKVRVLSIAPLLAEAIQAIFMESSVSQIFLGDNL, via the coding sequence ATGGAGGTCGTGAGCCGCAAACGGCTCATGCTGTTCACCGGGAGCGCCAATCCTGCCCTGGCAGAGGAGGTGGCCGAACTCCTCGGTGTGCGGCTGGGTGGCCTGGAACGGTTGGTGTTCGCCAACGGCGAGATCTATGTGCGGCCCACGGACAGCGTGCGCGGCACCGACTGCTTCATCCTGCAAAGCCACAGCGATCCGATCAACTTCCACATCATGGAGCAGTTGATCGCCATCGACGCCCTGAAGAGGGCGTCCGCCCGCCGGGTCACCGCGGTGGTGCCGTACTTCGGGTACTCCAGGCAAGACAAGAAGGTGCGGCCGCGTGAGTCCATCGCCGCCCGGCTGATGGGCGACATGTTCATGACCGCCGGGGCCAACCGGATCGCCTCCGTCGACCTCCATACCGGCCAGATCCAGGGGTTCATTCACAAACCGTTCGACCATCTCACCGCCCTCCCGGTCTTCACCGATTACCTGCGCGACCGACTCAAGGGCCCGACGACGGTCGTATCTCCCGACGCCGGCGGCGTGAAACGGGCCGAGAAATACGCAAGACAACTCGACGCCTATGTGGCCTTCATTCACAAGCGTCGCGAAGCCGACCTGCACAACGAATCCGAAGCGCTGGCAGTGATCGGCAAGGTCGAAGGTCGCCACGCCATCATTGTCGACGACATCATCGACACGGCCGGAACCGCCGTGAACGCGGTGAAGTTACTGAAGAGCAAGGGAGCGCTCAGCGTTTCGATCGCCGCTACCCACGGCATACTCTCCGGACCGGCCGTCGATCGGATCATGCACAGCGACATCGAGGAACTGGTGATCAGCAACACGATCCCGGCTCCGCCCGGCATCGAGTCCCTCGACAAAGTCCGTGTGCTCTCCATCGCCCCACTCCTGGCCGAGGCGATCCAGGCCATCTTCATGGAGAGTTCGGTCTCTCAGATCTTCCTGGGGGACAATCTGTAG
- the glmU gene encoding bifunctional UDP-N-acetylglucosamine diphosphorylase/glucosamine-1-phosphate N-acetyltransferase GlmU — protein MGVRVAILAAGQGTRMKSSLPKVMHRVAGRTMVGWVLDAVDGIGADHVTVVVAPDAAELRASLPVTVTSCVQDEQLGTGHATQVAIDHFGDVDGEAVLVLPGDTPLLRTETLRELLDVHQKDRPAVSMLTMRLADPSGYGRVLREAGGNVTGIVEHRDATAEELTVDEVNSGIYVFDGASLTQALGKLDRDNAQGEYYLPDVLALLAAEHLPIRAVQVDPVELSGVNSQAQLAEVAALMRQRINEGWMDSGVWMADPRQVFIDATVQLEAGVRLYPGVHLEGVTRVGAGAQIGPDTYIQDGTVGPGAHVWYAVVRQAEIGAEAEVGPYVSLRPGTLLGPRSKAGTFVEMKNAVIGEGSKVPHLSYMGDVEVGVGANVGAGTITVNYDGYDKHRTVIKDGARVGSDTMLIAPVTIGEGAFTAAGSVISSDVADGALAIERSQQKEIPGYADRRRERHRRKLEEG, from the coding sequence ATGGGCGTGAGGGTGGCGATCTTGGCCGCCGGGCAAGGTACCCGGATGAAGTCGAGCCTTCCCAAAGTCATGCACCGGGTGGCCGGTCGCACGATGGTGGGGTGGGTCCTCGACGCCGTCGACGGCATCGGAGCCGACCACGTGACCGTGGTGGTTGCGCCGGACGCCGCCGAATTGCGCGCTTCCCTTCCCGTAACGGTTACCAGCTGTGTGCAAGATGAGCAGTTGGGAACCGGACACGCCACCCAGGTGGCGATCGACCATTTCGGCGATGTCGACGGCGAAGCAGTGCTCGTGCTGCCCGGCGACACGCCGCTGCTACGCACGGAAACCCTTCGGGAACTCCTGGACGTCCATCAGAAGGACCGACCGGCCGTTTCGATGTTGACCATGCGCCTTGCTGATCCGTCCGGGTACGGACGGGTGCTGCGAGAAGCCGGCGGCAACGTCACCGGGATCGTTGAGCATCGGGATGCCACCGCCGAGGAGTTGACCGTCGATGAAGTCAACTCCGGCATCTACGTTTTCGACGGAGCGAGTCTGACCCAGGCCCTCGGCAAGCTCGACCGCGACAACGCCCAGGGCGAGTACTACCTGCCGGACGTGCTGGCCCTGTTGGCCGCAGAGCACCTGCCCATCCGTGCTGTGCAAGTGGATCCGGTGGAGCTCTCAGGAGTCAACAGCCAGGCGCAACTGGCCGAAGTTGCGGCGTTGATGCGCCAGCGCATCAACGAGGGGTGGATGGACTCCGGCGTCTGGATGGCCGATCCCCGGCAGGTGTTCATCGACGCCACCGTTCAACTCGAAGCCGGAGTCAGGTTGTACCCCGGTGTCCATCTGGAGGGGGTTACCCGGGTGGGCGCCGGCGCACAGATCGGGCCGGACACCTACATCCAGGACGGCACGGTCGGACCGGGCGCCCATGTTTGGTACGCCGTCGTGCGCCAGGCCGAGATCGGCGCCGAGGCCGAAGTGGGACCCTACGTTTCGCTGCGGCCGGGAACCCTGTTGGGACCTCGCTCGAAGGCCGGCACTTTCGTCGAGATGAAGAACGCCGTCATCGGCGAGGGGTCGAAGGTTCCTCACCTCTCCTATATGGGTGACGTGGAAGTGGGCGTCGGCGCCAACGTCGGGGCAGGCACCATCACCGTGAACTACGACGGATACGACAAGCATCGCACCGTCATCAAAGACGGAGCCAGGGTCGGATCGGACACCATGCTGATTGCGCCGGTGACCATCGGTGAGGGCGCCTTCACCGCAGCCGGATCGGTCATCAGCAGCGACGTTGCCGACGGAGCCCTCGCCATCGAGCGCTCGCAGCAGAAGGAGATCCCGGGCTACGCTGACCGGCGGCGGGAAAGACACCGTCGCAAGCTCGAGGAGGGCTGA